The Gigantopelta aegis isolate Gae_Host chromosome 3, Gae_host_genome, whole genome shotgun sequence genome segment agtgctctagtagtgtcgttaaacacagcTAACTTTAATGTCTAAAATCACATGTTCAGTCCATAAAATGCTTCACCTCAGAAAACCATACAAGTATATTAGTTTTTGTTACAGGCATCACAACCAGCCTTACACGACAATATATCATAAAGGTGTTGTTAGCCATGCCGCCATTAACAGTAATAATCCCATTGTCTCGACTAGAGTTACTTTATTTCAAATCTTGTTCTCGACCTGCTCGCCTATTATTACACCTCACTGAAGTCTCACAATATATCTGTTGTGTGGGTCCGTGATTTCTAAATTGTTGTGGGCTTAAGCCATGCAATTGAATCCATGTTCAACGGTATACACATGGGTTCGTAAACCAGCTGATTTATTCCATGTGATTACCACTGCCTTTGTAGCACATGGAAACAGAAATAGATCAGGggattttaattttcttttaactGGTGTATATTAAGGGCTAGCTTCATTCCGTCTTTCCCATCATGcaatatgttttaatactgGTACACATTACACAATTTAATATAGCTTAGCTTTAGTGAATTGTTTTATTGGTAGATATTACCGACTGCCTGGATGTGATAAGCAAGTCTTGCAACCATCATTATAGCATATCTAGCCACTGAGTTGAAGTTaaacattttgtgttgtttaatgacaccactaaaacacaatCATTTATTAGTTaacactattggatgtcaaacatttgctcatTTTTAGAGAGGGAACCCAccacaattttccattagtaacaagggatcttttatatgcaccatctcacagacaggatagcacataccaaatccttttatatgccagtcgtggtgcactagctagaatgAGAAGTAGCCTAAtaggccaaccgacggggatcgatcctaaaccgacggTCATAAACGTAGGAAAGCAAGATTGTCAATCATAACATGTCTGAAAACATGGTGTAGATTATCAACAAACATGATGTCTTATATTCCTTCCTTCACAACATCACATACTGTACAATATTGTGAATACTTTATCTGTGTCATACCCAGTACAAGATAATAACAAACGTGATGTCTTCTATTCCCTCCGTCACAACATCACACACCGTACAATATTGTGAATACTTTATCTGTGCCATACCCAATACAAGATAATAACAAACGTGATGTCTTCTATTCCTTCCTTCACAACATCACATACAGTACAATATTGTGAATACTTTATCTGTGTCATAcccagtacaaaataataacaaacgtGATGTCTTCTATTCCTTCCTTCACAACATCACACACGGTACAATATTGTGAATACCGTATCTGTGCCATACCAAGTACAAACTGACAACAACCAAGCTAGCTGCAGTAAGAGGTAATTAGTAGGTTAACAACATAACGAGTCGTGTATCGGACTTGATCTCTACATTGCAAGGATTCTCTACAATTAATGTGAACATCAAAACAAAGTGGATGTTTTGTACAACATAAATATTGTTAGTGataaaataacagaaacaaaacattacaaaatattagcattatattgttatattatataaaacccTCACACACTTGTAGTTTAATGTGAGAGGTTTTGGTCTCAATTCTCTGTCAGGATTAGGTGGTGTTATTACTCTTTATGTACATTATGACAACAAATAACACAGATAAATGGAACTTTCATTACATATGTTCAGGTGAATGTTCAGAACAATtctatataattttattcaatgttttttttttttttttcattcattcattgaactATTTAGGGCATTAGGTGTGATGTTGTTTTGTTagtgtgtttcttttatttcaggGTATTGGGAatggtgttgttttgttggtgtttttcttGTTGATTGACGTTGCACACCTATCATGTGTTTACAAGTACAAAGCAATCCCGTCACCTGTAAGCACATTGAAAATACGATGATTGTTTCACTTGGTCCACTTCAAACTGTAATTTACATGTTTGATTTGAACTGTTGCCTTTGTTTTAGTCAACACAGCCATTGTGGGTCATCCAGCTGATCATGATCAAACGACAAAGTCTGATGTGACTTTTCCATTCAGTTAATAATTTCATGGTTCCAAGGAGTGTTtgatgacacctcagcacatcttATGGCTTGTGGTTATTACGACTCTTTGTCCAGTGTATGAGGAATGACACTTACGGACACCAAACAGGTTACTTCTAACAAAGAGCAGCATTAGGGCATTTTCCATGGTGTTTGAGGTTGCATCAGCAGTTATCAAAAACTGTACCACACATATGGAAACACTGATAAGCAtagaataatttttttaatgctttCTTTTTCCACATTCCAGAACCATGTCTGCATCATGTCAAAAACCATGAACATGGAAACAGCACTAATAATTTCAAGTTCCCTTGaggattgttttttaaatttcttttacgttcatcagggtatgaaaaaTAATCATCCACAAAATCGCTGTATCCTGTAACATAAGCCAACTTATTGAACTTCATACtgatattattactattaattttcCAATAACATTTCATATAGGTCATCACTGTATCCtgtaactgttttaaaattatactaTTGCAATTTATTTTCCAGTAAAATTTCTTTTTGAACTAAATTTTAGATTCACTTGTGTAATTGTAGTATACAAGTAGTCAGTTTCCAGAAATGCTAATCAGTCTGTTAATATACATGTccaacaaattaaatgtatgttttgtaaacaagaaaaaaatatcCTTGAAAcccataggaatgatatatGAAGTTGGTAAGGGGCACACTATCTAATGgtggtggttggggggggggaaacACATGTCagattattttctttatttatacagaGTGTACATTTTTTATCCCAAGAGGAGCCTTCCTGGCTCCGttttcataaacgtacttaagtcaatgtatgatacctaaatacatacttaaagtacataaataagtatcatacattgacttaagtacgtttatgaatacggagcctggtTCCTACAGGTCTGTTCGTAACCAGCAATACAACATTTCGTGGTAATCAAACTAACTTAGTTATTTTATGCCATAACTGTTTCTTCCTTTTTATCCTTTTAATATACAATATGAAACTAACACTTGTCTTTAGCaaaatcattaataattatacagcGGATCCAGTGTACATGTTCATATACTCAGTCACCCTGTACTAACATGGATCAACTTTTGTCAAGCAAATATAATTATCTGAtctatatgttaattataataattaaatatgtccACGCTTGTATATTATGGTGATCAAATATGTCGAAGCCAGGAAGTATTTGGTGTTGATCATTTATAACCCAACTGTCAGGGTAAATAAAACAGTCTGTCCGATATGTTGTACCTATTCAGTGTTGTGAATAGAGGTAACAAGTCGCTGTGGCTTGTTTGTATAAGAATAATGGGGTTACGAGATTGCAGTGCATGCTTGGCATGAAAGACGTTGGTGAACATAGTGCTGTATTGTGAATGACATGTACCCACTGGGTAATTAATTTACATTACGCAACAGTATCTGCAAGGATTATATACGCTTATCTATTCTTACTGTCagggttatatattttttattttaatatcattactTCGATGGTGTACTAATAGCAGGTGAATATACAGTTTTAATTCTGATTTATATATACGTGGCTGGAGATAAAAACACTGTAATAATGTAATGGTTACGTAAAACATGGAGACATGTTTTAGGGCTGGGAACTGTTTCTGATTTTATAGATATTGTGTTAcagttatgtgtgtgtgtgtgtgtatatgtatgtgtgtgtgtgtgtgtgtgtgtgtgtgtgtgtgtgtgtatgtgtgtgtatgtatgagtgtgtatgtgtatgtatgtatgtgtgagtgtgtatgtatgtgtgtatgtatgtatgtgttttttgtgtgtgtatgtcttgtGGGTGTgatggtgtgtgtttgtgtgtgtgtatgtgtatgtgtatatgtgtgtgtgtgtgtgtgtgtgtgtctgtatgtatgtgtgtgtgtgtgtctgtatgtatgtgtgtgtgtgtgtctgtgtgtgtatacatgtaaagATATGATAAATTAACCTCTGTTAAATGGCTATTTTAGGTCTCTATTTTCATTTCATAGTTTAGTCATTCACTGACCCTAAAATCATGACtattaaatgaaaatacacaatgtacagatactggggttttgttttgtatttttttttatctgttgtGTATATTATACTTCTGTTTATTAGCAATACAGATATGAACAAAATCAATTGtttcaataattatttatcaAATTTATTGACGAACACATTGTTGCCATATGTTTGGACATAATTCTTTTCATGGGACAATTTAAATGCCCATGCCATCCAGTGTGCCTAAAGCTTGCCATTACCTATGGAGTCTACTGATTGACTTTGGTCAACCTAGGAACATGACAGTTGttcatttctaaaacatttgtatCAAAAATGTGTAACAACTGTAgttagcagccacctgtcttaataTATCACCTAAATTATCtagttcatttcaacttattttcatgcttatatccaattaaggttcaagcatgctgtcctgggcacacacctcagctatctgggctgtctgtccaggacagtgggttagttgttagttggttagtcagagagaagagggtgtagtgaccttacaccaacccattgagcccttaagaactcgctctgggttggagccggtaccggggagCGAAtgttgtacctaccagcctgtattccgatggcctaaccactgtGTCATCGAGGCCGGTAATTATCTAGTATTGTATAAATGtacctgtattaaacaataatctGTCTGAATATACCACCACACTATCCTAAATCAATTCATACTGGACAAATGTATATGTACTAAGCAGCTATTTgtctgaataaaaaaaacatttatgctTCGTTGGGTGGTGGCTGCCtaatacaggtttgactgtattgttgttgttgttgttttattgttctttTTCCTTCTTTATAGAACCTGTGTAACATAAAACATCCAACAGTATGAGTTCCGAAGAGGTAACAGAAGTGGTCGTCCACTCTGAGGTTAGCAAAAGCCAGGAGTCTGTGAAGAAGGCTGCAGACGGACCTCAGGTCAATGGCACCATAAAGCCAGTGAAAGAAGTGAGCAGCGAGGACAAACCTGCAGAAGAACCAGTCACAGCTGAGGACAAGAAAAAAGACACAGCAGGTGAGACAGGCGGCACAGAAAGTCCAACAAAAGACACGACAGCAGTAGAAGAGATCGTCAAGGATGAGGTCAAGGATGAAGTCAAAGATGAGGTTAAGGATGAGGTGGATGCTCCAGTAGCACAAGTTCTACCAGAAGCACCAGCTGCAGAAACACAAGCTGTACCAGAAACACAAGCTTCACCACAAACACAGGAGGCTTCAGGGGAAACACAGACTACAGAAGAAGTGAAAGAGGTTTCAAAAGACACTGAACAGACAGAACAGCCAAAAGAATCATCAATTGAGGGTCAGTGTATACAGTTTAGAGATGGACAGaccaataaatgtatttaaattttttaattttaataacatttataagATGGTCTTTTGGATGTGATGATAAGTAGGAAAATATCTATACAATGTTTTGAGAAATAAACTTAATGGACAAGAGATCTATATGGAGtgtcattttcaaatacatgtaattgtaataaaataaaaaaacccacacacatatacacaaaaccAAACCCCACAACAGCAGCAACATTTTAACAGAGTGAGAAAAGTAAAGACTGACATTTGTTGTATGCTGAGTAATGACGTATTTGGTGATCTAGAAGTACTCAGAGGGATGACATGCTATGCATGTGTATGTTATGATATGGTatgacacaaacaaaaaataaataaaaatcagctcagaaaaatattgataacttgttgtttcttttacagATCAGCAGACAACTGAGGCAGTTTCTGTTGTGGTCACTGAGGCACCCGATGAAGTGAAAAGTGACTCAGAACAAACTGCAGGAGAAGAATCGGTGGCTGTGTGGTTACCGAGAAACCATCCGACTCGGCAGAAACCAAGGACAGTGAAATGGCTCCTGAATCTACTGAAAGCACACAAGCAGAACCGACAACTGAAGGCAAAGAAAGTGAAGAAACACCAGCGGAAGAGAAGTCAGGAAGTCCTGCCCCAGCTGGCGAGAGCAAAGATGTGGTCAACATCACTGATTCAGTGGAACTCACTGAAGAGGAAAAGGCATTAGCAGAGTCGTCTCTTCAGGACCAGATGGCAGAAAAGGAAGTCTTACAGAAGCTTGTTGATGACAACACAAAGCTGCAAAAGGATGTTGGTGACCTTGAAGGAGGTCAGGTCACCAATGGTGATTTGATTGTTTCACTTCAGAGTGAGCTGGCTGCTTTGAAAGAAGCAAATAAACTGTTGGATGAAAAGATCTCTGCCCTTGAAAATCAAAATAAGATGCTGCAGGAATATGAAGAGTGGGGCAAAAATAATGGCCAGAAAATGAGGGACACACTGAAGAAGTTGCAGGAATTAACAACTCTTCATGAAGAGAAAGATAAAAGGATTGTAAATCTCGAGAAAGAGCTTAGTGCCACAAACATTCGACTCCAGAATGCAGAAAGGGAATTGGCTTCACCACCAAAGGAGAGGGGTGACCAAGGGCAGTCCAAGAGTTGTGTCATTATGTAGTTTACACTTACAAGAAGAAAGTTATCTTAAACAGGAGTACAAAGAAATCTTGACAAAGAATTGAAGAGATTCTTTACTGAAATAAGTTCGTGTGTCTGATTCAATATTCTCTTACATTTTTGTGCCAGAGTTAAAAAAGATGAGTGCATATTTTTCAGATCTAAAGCAAACATTTATGGGACATATTTATTATTCCAAGAAAATGTGAAAATCTTCTTTTAAATAAGCCAAAGAACAAAGTTGTAAAGAATATGAATAGCAATAAATGATATAAAGCTTCAAACCAAATATATTCACaccataataaacattttaattttaatcaatgaacatgtataaagaatgaacaaaaacaacttataaagtAGAATACGGTAGATACTGTCTTGGCttatgtacaatattacaaaCAGTTTATTCTTAAAGGAAGAGTCAAACTACTATTGACCTGCtacctgaaaatatatactttgtCCTGAAAGTACTTTATTTAGCAAGCTACATAGTCATACGCtacttgttattaatatttaagtaTATGTATCTGAATTTTAGAAACATAACCACAAATGAGAAAAATAACTTTATGCTAGCTTCAAAATAGTTGATGGTAGTGAACACTAGCTGAAAAGAATCAATCAGTTAGATTTCAAATCATATAATTTCTGTGACTATGTGGTAGGACTGTGCCTTTAATTTTAGTCTCATGCTTAGTCTGGTGTTTGTATTAGCTACACAGATGATAGTGTATTCTAAGTTTTAATTCAAAATCCAGATTATAAGATGATATGCATGTACTATTCAATATAATtagtttatacattttaattaattaatacatttatttttgtttttacagttatattacatgtacatttatcacaaatatgCCTCAGGATGCagtatatagtattatattatttattacatatatgtacatgtcaaATGATATTGCATGTATGCACTtctgtaattttattttctgcTTTTCCATAACGcacagtatattttataaaactgaTGTTACTGTATGTAATTATTGCATATGTATATAGGGCTGCAAACTGTGATATTTTAGGcctacaaatatttattacaggCAAAGACACAACTTgcctaatttaaaaacatttttaaaaatcagtttaattTTAGATTGTACACTTAAATTTTGAAATgtactgtaaatatttaaaatatttaactgattaaaatgtgtttttttgttatattatttaatttttcttgtatttataaacacatgtacacacacacacacacacacacacccacacccacacccacacagacacacacacatacacacacagacacacacacacacagacacacatatatatgtatttatttatgttttatttgttgataCTGCACCCATTATTTGTAcatattgttaatgttttacatatttttagtgAATATCCGTccatacaaaaaaattaaaaaaattctaacaacacatttttatgtagTGATACCAAATGTGCCCATTTTTGCATAAagtgaaataaatgaatatttttattttttattttctgactTGATTTTGTACAGGAAGTATGACAGCAGGTTGATACTTAATAGATGTTACCTGCTACAAGATTTGGATGATAAATAAACATTCTgaatactgctaaagtaatacatgtacccGACCGAGACAAACAAATTTCCATgccctaagttcaagggccataactctgtcaaacttgatctgtattaAACCGTACATGATAAAGGTATACACAaaattcagctcaatatctcaaggcattgtgaaaaaacatctggaaaactatatgtgggatggacggacagacagaaggatggagatgaaatctATAGTTCCCTCCGGTTGGAAATGGTCAACAGTTGAACTCTATTACAACATATTCCAAAATATCAACTTCCCGTTGGTGGTGTTGTAAAATTCAACCAtttgcttggggggggggggggggggggtctgacaccccctccccctccagcCCATGTCCCtgcattgggctaattctcattccagccagtgcaccatgactggactatcaaaggccatgatatgaactattccttgctactgatggaaacacGTAGCgggttaccaaatgtttgacaatctaattaaaattagctccactattacatgtagatctaacagcagcccattgaagctcatgtccagttgacctttcattcgaccaattaaaaccttacttgcgaaatcatgccagtgatttgaaaataatttgaaaacatttaggattatgctgagggtatacgaaatgattcgggtgaattacgaagtattccaaaaactaatttcaatataaaactttgtataaaatttgtttcaagatgaaaaaaccaaaacgtgatggtatagccataaaatctgtttatattagtatacaattcagagtttattactgcacttttccctgttttttcaattttgAAATAGACCACAAGTTCGCCAATcgcataaatagtctcacctgatatttttataatttttatgctcccgaataacgtatgaaaggcgaagtgtaattggtcaatatttaaattgtcacCTGGACAGGTTAgttcacgcaatgctgttagatcttcTGGTAGTCCAGTAgcgctaattttaatcagattggatgattaataaatcaatgtgctttagtggttaaaggaatgctaaagcaaggcttttggactggtgtgcatattcaatgatacataatgcacattattgcttaatatcaacaagtataatcgtatagttaattaaattatatataacgggtgcagccattttgtaccatcccagtgaatacgccctctggcgagctggtggttacataatacctaacgtgtcaagtcaggaattagtcttcgaaatgaagaaagaaaacatacctgatttttgtggatgcatcgcaatgttctgtaataatatctatcccagtaacacatCAACGTGtatatgttgtttatttttcaatacaaaataaaccaccattgtcaaagtgttgaaataactgtattatattttgtatataaattaacccacgtactgaaataatagtagtgttttcttgcttaattggtctttttttttcgtggcctgtacctgtggttcttgattggcaggtgtatatttagactaaaaagatgtgcctcttttattaagatcacagggtattgtgtgataacctcaaatcataatggactttaccagctttattactgtaagtaattctgtaaaacccttgattaagtagactttccccatctaaaatcacaaaactgaccaattacgtagtcccagagaaaagaaaattatcacttgggtatcgagtggtcgtttttgctcgaacgtatcctaccactAGGCCTaacaatatgcattttttctgtggatttaaaaaaacccgccatttcgttatattgatgcaaattgaaatatatttagttaaatagtttattatactatcaagtcatttatgttgttttacaagtcaggttgatgaaagtgaagcgccttgtcgtaaattagagcatttgtttacactgtgcataatagagaagttggacctgagctgacgttaCTTTgtcccaagctataccactggacgtcacaaaaacgaaacaaaatggctgcccccagttagcaggaataatcactgttttttattaattctaaaattacacgtttttcatttgttaaagtatcagtatgtgttggtggtctgggtatgcatctttccaacacataaggctcttgttggagtttagtctacctttaaagaaaacaaacattaatgatTTAACCGACACAAAGTCGGGGATCTAGAACAATGAAAAATAGATTTATTATCTAGAATAATGAACATCGGgtcagtgacctagtaatggcATACAAAACAAAGTCCTTTCTGCATGCATGGGTATTCCAGATATGGTCCCGACATGACAAGttgacagacagatggataaaCAACACCATAGCATTGAATGACTTGTCAAAGATGTGCATGTAAACATCTCTGAGGAAGTTggtgagaagaaaaaaatatttaaaaaatcaaaataatttccAAAGATTATCATCGATCTTCAGACACTTCAAAGTAGCTGTTTGGACCCGTAACAATTTAGCACAGGAAAGGTGATCATGGCTTGTGTTCTtgcaaaatataacaaaacaaattacaagaCGGATTCAATCGGATACACTTTATTAACATGTCGTTGTCTTAGATACCTTCTTGTGGTAAATATGAAAGGCAGTAAGAACAAAACATACAGTAAAGATCAATATATACACACTGCCCTAACTAACCTTCCTCACATTCATAACACGGGCACAAGACATTCACAGAGTATGGCAAATAACACACTGATGTAGCAATGCATTCAGTAATATAGACaacaactagttaatgatgtgaAGGTAACAATGGGAAATTTTCCATTCGACCtgcacaggataaagctgatatcctacgtcattaactagttattatctttatcctgcagaccataaaaattaagggggaaagctattattactgttattgcagctacattgtacattgtaaaatgagcgattttgtaatgtagctatgtgtttgacatcaaaagtcataatctgctagtatacgtttatgatcATAATCAGCAGATTGCTGGATAAAATTCAATAATCAACTATGCCCcaaaatgtatttgtgtatcTTATCTTAAAAACTTTTAGGATATTTTAATGAGATATAACACACTTGCTTAGAACTGTTAAAAATGAAGCCTGTGAAACATTTGATTGTGGATTCCAAGATAACCATTTTGTGGCATACACTGCTGGGTTTTAATCCTTCATCACTTTAGACAGATGTACTAGAGATCTTTCCACTCACTTTTGGCACTTAATTAAAGAAATACGAAcctgaaattttattttgttttgatctgactaaaaattaaataatatggcCACTTACTtatgtatatgaaatatattcaaGATAGCTGACTAATggtcttttaaaaaatgtttttgcttcTGATTACTGTAACAGCAATAAGTTGTATTGAGGCATGATGCCGTCTGTCAATTAGTACTCTTTTCTCTCAGTTCCATATCATCATTTATACTGTATAGTGTTTAAATGGAATTTTACATGTggtttgcaaaaaaaaaaaacccaaccaaagaCAATTGCTAAAATGCATTATGTTTGACTAACAGTTTCAATAAACAATCTCAAAACTGAGTTTACAAGGACTGTAACACACAATTAATTTACCAGTGCCTGTATctaaattaatcattggctattggatatcaaacatttgataatttggacatataattttagaagaaacccactacattttttttccagttaGCAGCAAAATATCCATTATTTACTTTCCAAGTCAGGACAGCACTTACTATGGcatctgatataccagttgttgagTACTGGCTGGGAtaggaaaacccaatcagagaatggctCCTCCAAGGGGATTCGACCCTATGACCTTGGCACTGGAGTGAGCACTGTCACGACTGAGCTGGATTGCACAAccatcacacatcaggcgaAGACTGTTATTTTTCAACTACAGCCCATCCCCTAAACCAACGTTTAAAATCTATTCGGTGTAGCTTACCAAAGGTATCAAAGAAACAAAGGAAAGAAATCTTTAACCTGTCAACTTACTATTAAAAATCAGCAGTGAGATGGTATACATGGCAGTAACACACATAAGTTACTCTTTTTCaaatagggatcttttatatgcactttttcccACACATAAAGAATTGGGCAttcacatttttacaaaatggaTACAAGTAATTAGCAAAATACTgaataaacacaaaacataaaccAAGGACTATACACCACAATTTTAAGTTTgctttttaatatttcaattcACATTACATTCATATATCAATTAAAAATGTTGTTATCG includes the following:
- the LOC121369429 gene encoding retinitis pigmentosa 1-like 1 protein codes for the protein MSSEEVTEVVVHSEVSKSQESVKKAADGPQVNGTIKPVKEVSSEDKPAEEPVTAEDKKKDTAGETGGTESPTKDTTAVEEIVKDEVKDEVKDEVKDEVDAPVAQVLPEAPAAETQAVPETQASPQTQEASGETQTTEEVKEVSKDTEQTEQPKESSIEDQQTTEAVSVVVTEAPDEVKSDSEQTAGEESVAVWLPRNHPTRQKPRTVKWLLNLLKAHKQNRQLKAKKVKKHQRKRSQEVLPQLARAKMWSTSLIQWNSLKRKRH